A single Botrytis cinerea B05.10 chromosome 1, complete sequence DNA region contains:
- the Bcilv1 gene encoding Bcilv1, which produces MENGSATNGENPPNHLRTPSLASFSLTEYSANPSPPSGRTESKVSSIIPQEFMLPTGYPDYLRLILTSRVYEVVNETPLTPAVNLSNRLECNVLLKREDLQPVFSFKLRGAYNKMAHLDPKVSWKGVVACSAGNHAQGVAYSARKLKMPATIVMPEGTPSIKHLNVTRLGGSVVLHGPDFDAAKEECGRLEKLHGLTNIPPFDDPYVIAGQGTIGMELLRQTNIHKLEAIFCCVGGGGLIAGIGVYVKRIAPHVKIIGVETYDANAMVQSLAAGKRVALKEVGLFADGAAVKNVGEETFRICQEVIDDVIQVTTDETCAAIKDVFEDTRSIVEPAGALALAGLKKYVAANPSPDTSRNLVAIASGANMNFDRLRFVAERAALGERKEALLSVSIPEIPGAFSELIKAVMPHAVTEFSYRYATDEVANVLIGISLTSPASQRDEELQSLLGRISSSGMSPTDLSGDELAKSHIRYLVGGRSAVPNERLYMFNFPERPGALEKFLTTLRPRFNISLFQYRNAGSDIGKILTGILCPDDEVKDLERFLREIGYPWTDCTDSQVFKTFLRS; this is translated from the exons ATGGAGAACGGATCAGCAACAAATGGAGAGAATCCTCCAAATCACCTCCGAACTCCTAGTCTtgcttccttttctttgacGGAATATTCAGCAAATCCATCACCGCCATCAGGAAGAACAGAATCAAAAGTTAGCAGCATTATTCCGCAGGAATTTATGCTGCCAACTGGATATCCTGAT TATCTACGATTGATCCTCACTTCTCGAGTTTATGAAGTCGTCAATGAGACCCCCCTCACTCCAGCCGTCAACCTCAGCAATCGATTAGAATGCAATGTTCTACTAAAACGCGAAGACCTGCAACCGGTTTTCAGTTTCAAATTGAGAGGTGCATATAACAAAATGGCACATCTGGATCCCAAAGTTAGTTGGAAAGGTGTAGTCGCATGCTCGGCGGGAAATCACGCACAAGGCGTTGCGTATTCGGCGCGAAAACTCAAGATGCCTGCTACGATTGTTATGCCTGAAGGAACACCCAGTATCAAACATCTCAATGTAACGCGATTGGGAGGGTCAGTAGTATTGCATGGGCCGGACTTTGATGCGGCGAAGGAGGAGTGTGGAAGATTGGAGAAACTACATGGATTGACGAATATTCCACCGTTTGATGATCCATATGTTATTGCGGGTCAAGGTACTATTGGTATGGAACTTCTCAGACAAACGAATATTCATAAGCTGGAGGCTATTTTCTGTTgtgtgggtggtggtggtttgaTTGCGGGGATTGGCGTTTATGTCAAGCGTATTGCTCCGCATGTGAAAATCATTGGAGTGGAGACTTATGATGCGAATGCTATGGTACAATCTTTGGCAGCTGGAAAGAGAGTGGCGTTGAAGGAAGTGGGCTTATTCGCCGATGGCGCGGCGGTAAAGAATGTGGGAGAGGAAACATTCAGAATATGCCAAGAGGTCATTGATGATGTTATTCAAGTCACTACGGACGAGACATGCGCAGCTATTAAGGATGTTTTCGAAGACACAAGATCCATCGTGGAACCAGCTGGAGCTCTCGCATTAGCGGGGCTTAAGAAATATGTTGCGGCCAACCCATCTCCCGATACCTCTCGAAATCTTGTAGCTATCGCTTCTGGAGCAAACATGAACTTTGATCGTCTTAGATTTGTTGCCGAGCGTGCAGCTCTTGGAGAACGCAAAGAAGCACTTCTTAGTGTCAGCATACCCGAAATTCCTGGCGCCTTCTCTGAACTTATCAAAGCCGTCATGCCACATGCCGTCACCGAATTCTCTTACCGATATGCCACGGATGAAGTAGCAAATGTACTCATTGGTATTTCTCTCACCTCCCCTGCATCACAAAGAGACGAAGAGCTTCAATCTCTCCTTGGTCGCATCTCATCCAGTGGCATGTCACCTACTGATCTCTCCGGCGACGAACTTGCCAAATCCCACATTCGCTACCTAGTGGGTGGCCGTTCAGCGGTACCAAACGAACGACTTTATATGTTCAACTTCCCTGAAAGACCAGGTGCGCTAGAGAAATTCCTCACTACCTTGAGACCGAGATTCAATATAAGTCTTTTCCA